In the Brassica napus cultivar Da-Ae chromosome A7, Da-Ae, whole genome shotgun sequence genome, one interval contains:
- the LOC106356879 gene encoding monothiol glutaredoxin-S6 — translation MENIRSLVADKPVVIFTKSTCCMSHSIQTLISGFGAKMTVYELDQLSNGQEMEKALKQMGCKPSVPAVFIGEQLIGGANQVMTLQVKNQLAALLKRAGAIWV, via the coding sequence ATGGAAAACATTAGAAGTTTAGTTGCTGACAAACCAGTGGTGATTTTCACCAAAAGCACTTGCTGCATGAGCCATTCAATTCAAACGCTGATCTCAGGATTTGGGGCAAAGATGACAGTGTACGAGCTTGACCAGCTGTCAAACGGTCAGGAAATGGAGAAAGCATTGAAACAGATGGGGTGTAAGCCGAGTGTACCAGCTGTGTTCATAGGGGAACAGTTAATCGGTGGGGCTAACCAGGTAATGACTCTCCAAGTCAAGAACCAACTAGCCGCATTGCTAAAAAGAGCTGGAGCCATATGGGTTTAA